From the Bdellovibrio reynosensis genome, one window contains:
- a CDS encoding response regulator, whose protein sequence is MIKKLKLIHIFFLNHAVTTFTLLLVMVVYGVHLFVSERQNISERIEPILIREADLLNAEVKFLEDDVNRLKNIVEFFDVIPKKNQRQQKFMEVAAQSFADHPNHYNAFFAFVGDKAQKYFGHPAYVFTVKRNSDNTGIITKEFLDTGFEKSPEVPEMQWWWGNVNKPGVNFTDFYFDKDYTEKLMYSTTVGLFNKGKLEAVVGIDNLVTDIPRRLSDFKWGATGGILIVDNKGRPILPLATKNLPLLGFSYSAIANYQAYQRLPKTSNLVFSVQNKKLQEFAGVDGKTYLTYATAIKNRPWNLVMYQEKSEAYEGLYWRLFVLGFVALAAYGLLSLTIWLTGRYVLSKEQASFEELKLQRDRAETATKAKTLFLSTMSHEIRTPLNAMLGSAELMEETDLTEEQAELLTTLRSAGDTLLGMLNNVLDVSKFESGHLHLEKREFLLSDVVREVDALVSPVALRKGLTFTIHGPELDRWVIGDSLRLKQVLMNLLGNAAKFTDKGKIELTIQPYLGKNGSEYFLFEIQDTGVGIAKENLKKIFDEFGQEDSSVTRRYGGTGLGLNISQKIVRAMGAELYCESVQQLGSKFYFSILLSSRVAHPWEVQRPIAPVESHTLQVKKSVTQRRVLIVDDMEENHALMKAYLKRLDYVVADSAYDGFECLEKCHKFQYDLVFMDVQMPRMSGLDTIRKLRDIERIYERPAAPVVVISANSFLEDIEKSLSAGANDHCSKPIRKQTVFELVNKYCVSPAETEAANT, encoded by the coding sequence ATGATTAAAAAGCTTAAGCTGATACATATCTTTTTTTTGAATCATGCTGTCACCACTTTCACCTTATTATTGGTCATGGTCGTGTATGGGGTTCATCTTTTCGTTTCTGAAAGACAGAACATCAGCGAACGTATAGAGCCGATTCTTATCCGTGAAGCTGATTTGCTAAATGCGGAAGTTAAATTTTTAGAAGATGACGTCAATCGCCTAAAAAATATCGTCGAGTTCTTTGATGTCATTCCGAAAAAGAATCAGCGCCAACAAAAGTTCATGGAAGTCGCAGCGCAAAGTTTTGCTGATCATCCCAATCACTATAACGCTTTTTTCGCCTTCGTTGGCGATAAGGCGCAGAAATATTTCGGTCATCCAGCTTATGTTTTCACGGTGAAGCGCAATAGCGATAATACAGGAATTATCACCAAAGAATTTCTTGATACAGGATTTGAAAAAAGTCCTGAAGTGCCCGAAATGCAATGGTGGTGGGGCAATGTGAATAAGCCTGGCGTGAACTTTACCGATTTTTACTTCGATAAAGATTATACAGAAAAGCTTATGTACAGCACGACGGTTGGGCTTTTTAACAAAGGAAAGTTAGAAGCTGTTGTTGGTATTGATAATCTTGTTACGGATATTCCTCGACGATTGAGTGATTTTAAGTGGGGAGCAACGGGTGGAATTCTGATCGTAGATAATAAAGGTCGTCCCATTTTGCCGTTGGCGACCAAGAATCTGCCGCTTTTGGGGTTTTCATATTCCGCAATTGCAAATTATCAAGCTTACCAAAGGCTTCCGAAAACTTCGAACTTGGTTTTCTCTGTTCAAAATAAAAAGCTTCAAGAATTTGCCGGCGTTGACGGAAAAACTTATTTAACTTACGCAACGGCGATCAAAAACCGTCCTTGGAATTTAGTGATGTATCAAGAAAAGAGCGAAGCCTATGAGGGCCTTTACTGGCGCCTTTTCGTTTTAGGTTTTGTAGCGCTTGCGGCTTATGGACTTTTAAGTCTGACTATCTGGCTTACAGGTCGCTATGTTTTAAGTAAAGAACAAGCTTCATTTGAAGAACTAAAACTGCAAAGAGACCGCGCTGAAACTGCGACCAAAGCAAAAACATTGTTTCTTTCAACCATGAGCCACGAGATTCGTACCCCGCTCAACGCGATGTTGGGATCTGCTGAACTTATGGAAGAAACCGATCTGACAGAGGAACAGGCAGAACTATTAACAACCTTAAGAAGTGCCGGCGATACCCTGCTGGGAATGCTTAACAATGTTCTTGATGTGTCGAAGTTTGAATCAGGTCACCTGCACCTGGAAAAAAGGGAATTTTTGTTAAGTGATGTGGTTCGAGAGGTCGACGCTTTGGTTTCACCTGTCGCTTTACGAAAAGGCTTAACCTTTACAATTCATGGGCCAGAGTTGGATCGGTGGGTGATTGGTGATTCTTTAAGATTAAAGCAAGTGCTTATGAATCTGTTAGGTAATGCCGCGAAATTCACTGACAAAGGTAAAATTGAACTAACCATTCAACCTTACCTTGGCAAGAATGGCTCGGAATATTTCTTGTTTGAGATTCAAGATACTGGTGTCGGGATTGCGAAAGAAAATCTTAAAAAAATCTTTGATGAATTTGGTCAGGAAGACTCGTCAGTTACCAGAAGATATGGTGGCACCGGTCTGGGTTTAAATATTTCACAAAAGATTGTTCGAGCTATGGGTGCGGAGCTTTACTGTGAAAGCGTTCAGCAGCTGGGTTCGAAATTTTACTTTTCGATTTTGTTGTCAAGTCGGGTGGCTCATCCCTGGGAAGTGCAGCGCCCGATTGCTCCCGTTGAATCACACACCTTGCAAGTGAAAAAGTCAGTGACACAACGACGGGTTCTAATTGTGGATGATATGGAAGAAAATCATGCACTGATGAAGGCCTATTTAAAGCGTCTTGACTATGTTGTTGCTGATTCGGCTTACGACGGTTTTGAATGCTTAGAGAAATGTCATAAGTTTCAATATGATCTAGTATTTATGGACGTACAGATGCCCCGCATGTCAGGCCTTGATACGATCCGCAAGCTTCGCGATATCGAGCGTATCTATGAGCGTCCCGCTGCACCCGTGGTGGTTATCTCTGCCAATAGCTTTTTAGAAGATATCGAAAAAAGCCTAAGCGCGGGTGCCAATGATCACTGCAGTAAACCGATTCGTAAACAGACGGTATTTGAATTGGTGAATAAATACTGCGTATCTCCTGCTGAGACAGAGGCTGCAAACACTTAA